A window of Auraticoccus monumenti contains these coding sequences:
- a CDS encoding methyltransferase domain-containing protein, with translation MSAATGRAPDLRELMDDPDVDLDRLERTYAHFRVVNAVLAGWRSLYRREIRPLLDRHRTTTLLDVGSGGGDVTRRLAGWARADGLSLQVTGVDPDPRAHDWAERAGEEPGVSFEQTDTTALVRHGRRFDVVVSNHLLHHLRDEEVLALLADSTRLAGSLVLHNDLERSTPARLAWGVLALPAARRSLLRHDGMVSIRRSFTREELDALVPDGWSVQRRVPSRLVLRHGAGEDVRAR, from the coding sequence GTGAGCGCGGCGACCGGCCGGGCGCCGGACCTGCGGGAGCTGATGGACGACCCGGACGTCGACCTGGACCGGCTGGAGCGCACCTATGCCCACTTCCGCGTGGTGAACGCCGTGCTGGCGGGCTGGCGCTCGCTGTACCGCCGCGAGATCCGGCCCCTGCTGGACCGGCACCGCACCACCACCCTTCTCGACGTCGGCTCCGGCGGCGGGGACGTGACCCGGCGGCTGGCCGGCTGGGCGCGGGCGGACGGGCTGTCGCTGCAGGTGACCGGCGTCGACCCCGACCCCCGGGCCCACGACTGGGCGGAGCGCGCCGGGGAGGAGCCCGGCGTCTCGTTCGAGCAGACCGACACCACCGCCCTGGTCCGGCACGGGCGCCGTTTCGACGTCGTGGTCAGCAACCACCTGCTGCACCACCTCCGCGACGAGGAGGTGCTGGCTCTGCTGGCCGACAGCACCCGGCTGGCCGGCTCGCTGGTGCTGCACAACGACCTGGAGCGCAGCACCCCGGCCCGGCTGGCCTGGGGGGTGCTGGCCCTGCCCGCGGCCCGGCGCTCGCTGCTGCGCCACGACGGGATGGTCTCGATCCGCCGCAGCTTCACCCGCGAGGAGCTGGACGCCCTGGTGCCCGACGGCTGGAGCGTGCAGCGCCGGGTGCCGTCGCGGC
- a CDS encoding type III polyketide synthase, translated as MTSAAVHAIGTALPPNVLEQPVARDLLAAQPGLSRLGVRRLRAAFDASSIDTRHTVLDELVDPADGSPFVGPDGLLVHPSTGVRNARYVRHVPELVLQAARRALAGAPELTAGDVTHVITASCTGFFAPGPDHVLVRELGLSPATERMHLGFMGCYAAFPALRAARTICTADPDAVVLVVCVELCTLHVHSGDDLDTVVASSVFADGAAAALVTARPPAPGRTVLGLDGFASAVVDDGREEMAWTIGDLGFDMVLTAAVPKVLEREVARALEPLRADDPALAGRPWREVDGWAVHPGGRSVLDRVQVALGLDEEQLAPSREVLRRHGNMSSATVLFILADLLADPDGPGRVCAVAFGPGLTVESALLSRVGP; from the coding sequence ATGACCTCGGCCGCGGTGCACGCCATCGGGACGGCGCTCCCCCCGAACGTGCTGGAGCAGCCCGTCGCACGCGACCTGCTGGCCGCCCAGCCCGGGCTCAGCCGGCTGGGGGTCAGGCGGCTCCGTGCGGCCTTCGACGCCTCGTCCATCGACACCCGCCACACCGTCCTGGACGAGCTGGTGGACCCCGCCGACGGCTCCCCCTTCGTCGGCCCCGACGGTTTGCTGGTCCACCCCTCCACCGGTGTCCGCAACGCCCGCTACGTCCGCCACGTCCCCGAGCTGGTTCTGCAGGCCGCCCGCCGGGCGCTGGCCGGGGCGCCGGAGCTCACGGCCGGCGACGTCACCCACGTCATCACCGCCTCCTGCACCGGCTTCTTCGCCCCCGGCCCGGACCACGTCCTGGTCCGTGAGCTCGGGCTCTCCCCCGCCACCGAGCGGATGCACCTGGGCTTCATGGGCTGCTACGCCGCCTTCCCCGCACTGCGCGCCGCCCGCACCATCTGCACCGCCGACCCGGACGCGGTGGTGCTGGTGGTGTGCGTGGAGCTGTGCACGCTGCACGTCCACAGCGGCGACGACCTGGACACCGTCGTGGCGTCCTCGGTCTTCGCCGACGGGGCGGCAGCCGCCCTGGTCACCGCCCGACCACCGGCACCCGGACGCACCGTGCTCGGGCTGGACGGCTTCGCCTCGGCGGTGGTGGACGACGGCCGGGAGGAGATGGCCTGGACGATCGGGGACCTGGGCTTCGACATGGTGCTGACCGCGGCGGTGCCGAAGGTGCTGGAGCGCGAGGTGGCCCGGGCGCTGGAGCCGCTGCGCGCCGACGACCCCGCGCTGGCCGGGCGGCCCTGGCGCGAGGTCGACGGCTGGGCGGTGCACCCGGGTGGGCGGAGCGTGCTGGACCGGGTCCAGGTCGCCCTCGGGCTGGACGAGGAGCAGCTGGCGCCGTCGCGGGAGGTGCTGCGGCGTCACGGCAACATGTCCAGCGCGACCGTGCTGTTCATCCTGGCCGACCTGCTGGCCGACCCCGACGGGCCCGGCCGGGTCTGCGCGGTCGCCTTCGGCCCGGGGCTGACGGTGGAGTCCGCGCTGCTCTCCCGGGTCGGTCCGTGA
- a CDS encoding anthranilate synthase component I has translation MEITPSLERFRELAPRTRVISVHTRLAADAETPVGLYAKLAGGPGSYLLESVEHGVWSRWSFIGVRSSATLTEQDGAAVWRGRPPVGLPTDGDPLNALGRTLELLQGPAQEGLPPLASGMVGYLGYDTVRRIEVLPDGNVDDLGLPELQMMLISDLAVLDHQTGEVWLIANAVNVDDTDERVDEAHADAVARIEAMAARLAEPSPSLVAVPGGESELRVHNQRTTEEYAAAVEAAVEEIRAGEAFQVVVSQRFDVTTGADALDVYRVLRLSNPSPYLYLVRLDGFDVIGSSPEALVTITDGQATTHPIAGSRPRGADPAEDLRLEAELLEDPKERAEHLMLVDLARNDLGRVCQPGTVSVTEFMQVRRYSHIMHLESSVSGRVQPGRSALDTVMACFPAGTLSGAPKVRAMEIIDELEVSRRGLYGGVVGYFDLAGNADVAIAIRTAVLRDGVAHVQAGGGIVADSVAATEDAESRNKAAAVLRAIARAERMTPLAPRPDAPARGRDDAR, from the coding sequence GTGGAGATCACCCCCAGCCTCGAGCGGTTCCGCGAGCTGGCCCCGCGGACCCGGGTGATCAGCGTGCACACCCGGCTGGCCGCCGACGCCGAGACCCCGGTGGGGCTGTACGCCAAGCTGGCCGGGGGACCGGGGAGCTACCTGCTGGAGTCGGTCGAGCACGGGGTCTGGTCGCGCTGGTCCTTCATCGGGGTCCGCTCCTCGGCCACGCTGACCGAGCAGGACGGCGCGGCGGTCTGGAGAGGGCGCCCCCCGGTCGGCCTGCCCACCGACGGCGACCCGCTGAACGCCCTCGGACGCACCCTGGAGCTGCTGCAGGGCCCGGCCCAGGAGGGGCTGCCGCCGCTGGCCTCGGGGATGGTCGGCTACCTCGGCTACGACACCGTGCGCAGGATCGAGGTGCTGCCCGACGGCAACGTCGACGACCTCGGTCTGCCCGAGCTGCAGATGATGCTGATCTCCGACCTGGCCGTGCTGGACCACCAGACCGGTGAGGTGTGGCTGATCGCCAACGCGGTCAACGTCGACGACACCGACGAGCGGGTCGACGAGGCCCACGCCGACGCGGTGGCGCGGATCGAGGCGATGGCGGCCCGGCTGGCCGAGCCGTCCCCGTCGCTGGTCGCGGTCCCGGGCGGGGAGTCCGAGCTGCGGGTGCACAACCAGCGCACCACCGAGGAGTACGCGGCCGCGGTGGAGGCGGCGGTGGAGGAGATCCGCGCCGGCGAGGCCTTCCAGGTGGTGGTCAGCCAGCGCTTCGACGTCACCACCGGGGCCGATGCCCTCGACGTCTACCGGGTGCTCCGGCTCAGCAACCCCAGCCCCTACCTCTACCTGGTCCGCCTGGACGGCTTCGACGTGATCGGCTCCAGCCCCGAGGCACTGGTCACCATCACCGACGGCCAGGCCACCACCCACCCGATCGCCGGCTCCCGCCCGCGCGGCGCCGACCCCGCCGAGGACCTCCGGCTCGAGGCCGAGCTGCTCGAGGACCCCAAGGAGCGGGCCGAGCACCTGATGCTGGTCGACCTGGCGCGCAACGACCTGGGCCGGGTCTGCCAGCCGGGCACCGTGTCGGTGACCGAGTTCATGCAGGTGCGCCGCTACAGCCACATCATGCACCTGGAGTCCTCGGTCAGCGGCCGGGTGCAGCCGGGTCGCAGCGCCCTGGACACCGTGATGGCCTGCTTCCCCGCCGGCACCCTCTCCGGGGCCCCCAAGGTCCGCGCGATGGAGATCATCGACGAGCTCGAGGTCTCCCGCCGCGGCCTCTACGGCGGGGTGGTCGGCTACTTCGACCTGGCCGGCAACGCCGACGTGGCCATCGCCATCCGCACCGCCGTGCTGCGCGACGGGGTGGCCCACGTCCAGGCCGGTGGCGGGATCGTGGCCGACTCGGTGGCCGCCACCGAGGACGCCGAGTCGCGCAACAAGGCCGCCGCCGTGCTGCGCGCCATCGCCCGCGCCGAGCGGATGACCCCGCTCGCGCCGCGCCCCGACGCCCCGGCCCGGGGGCGGGACGACGCCCGGTGA
- a CDS encoding Trp biosynthesis-associated membrane protein, with amino-acid sequence MTPGRERALSWLGILVASGLLLVSASQAWVAVTASGAATSLSGTDVTGGLSQALAVVPPLGLLLALTLRARGRQLVGVLLVLVGLGAVLLGLRPPAPSPTQVEAALSAVSLAEDWQTSVTSWPRVFALAGALLVVAAVVVVRRAPRWPSRASRYEVGDPPVRSDDPADAWRALDRGEDPTVGPAAPDGSADDEVARPPQDPISRRPPEGDTMGSDEPGEPGPDERTEGRP; translated from the coding sequence GTGACCCCTGGCCGCGAGCGCGCCCTCAGCTGGCTGGGGATCCTGGTGGCCTCCGGGCTGCTGCTGGTGTCGGCGTCCCAGGCCTGGGTCGCGGTGACCGCGTCCGGGGCCGCCACCTCGCTGTCGGGCACCGACGTCACCGGCGGGCTGAGCCAGGCGCTCGCCGTGGTGCCCCCGCTCGGTCTGCTGCTGGCGCTGACCCTGCGGGCGCGCGGCCGTCAGCTGGTCGGGGTGCTGCTCGTGCTGGTCGGGCTCGGTGCGGTGCTGCTCGGCCTGCGCCCACCCGCGCCGTCGCCGACGCAGGTGGAGGCCGCCCTGAGTGCGGTGTCCCTGGCCGAGGACTGGCAGACCTCGGTGACCAGCTGGCCGCGGGTCTTCGCCCTGGCCGGGGCCCTGCTCGTCGTGGCCGCGGTGGTGGTGGTGCGCCGGGCCCCGCGCTGGCCCAGCCGCGCGTCCCGCTACGAGGTCGGTGATCCCCCCGTCCGCAGCGACGACCCCGCCGACGCCTGGCGGGCCCTGGACCGCGGCGAGGACCCGACCGTCGGGCCGGCGGCCCCGGACGGGTCCGCCGACGACGAGGTGGCCCGTCCGCCGCAGGACCCGATTTCCCGGCGGCCGCCCGAGGGGGACACAATGGGCTCCGACGAGCCGGGTGAGCCCGGCCCGGACGAGCGAACCGAGGGGAGACCATGA
- a CDS encoding HGxxPAAW family protein: MTEAAERSVHSHPKYHHGRSPAAWAGVLISLVGFFVGTIGFLVGPGEDITPHWVVVGVGAALVLLGFIATLVLRAIGLGND, translated from the coding sequence ATGACCGAGGCGGCAGAGCGCTCCGTGCACAGCCACCCGAAGTACCACCACGGACGGTCCCCGGCTGCGTGGGCCGGCGTGCTGATCAGCCTGGTGGGCTTCTTCGTCGGCACGATCGGCTTCCTGGTCGGGCCCGGTGAGGACATCACGCCGCACTGGGTGGTGGTGGGCGTCGGTGCCGCGCTGGTCCTGCTGGGCTTCATCGCGACCCTGGTGCTCCGCGCCATCGGTCTGGGCAACGACTGA
- the trpC gene encoding indole-3-glycerol phosphate synthase TrpC, producing MGVLDEIVEGVREDMAERVGRVGLDELKQRVRQMPCAQDPLPAFRAPGVSVIAEVKRRSPSKGALAEIGDPAALARDYEQGGAAAISVLTERRRFGGSLEDLEQVRRAVDVPLLRKDFIVSAYQLFEARAAGADLALLIVAALTDDELVSLIERAESIGLTALVEAHTGDEVRRAVDAGAKVIGVNARNLQTLEVDPTTFARLAPLIPTGVVRIAESGVRGPRDVFDLAEAGADVVLVGEALVTGREPRAAVADLVSAGAHPALQHRA from the coding sequence ATGGGAGTGCTGGACGAGATCGTCGAGGGTGTCCGCGAGGACATGGCCGAGCGGGTGGGTCGCGTCGGGCTGGACGAGCTCAAGCAGCGGGTGCGGCAGATGCCCTGCGCCCAGGACCCGCTGCCGGCCTTCCGCGCCCCCGGGGTCTCGGTGATCGCCGAGGTCAAGCGCCGCAGCCCGAGCAAGGGTGCGCTGGCCGAGATCGGCGACCCGGCCGCGCTGGCCCGTGACTACGAGCAGGGCGGTGCGGCCGCCATCTCGGTGCTCACCGAGCGCCGGCGCTTCGGCGGCTCGCTGGAGGACCTGGAGCAGGTCCGCCGCGCCGTCGACGTCCCCCTGCTGCGCAAGGACTTCATCGTCAGCGCCTACCAGCTCTTCGAGGCCCGCGCCGCGGGTGCGGACCTGGCGCTGCTGATCGTGGCCGCGCTGACCGACGACGAGCTGGTCTCCCTGATCGAGCGCGCCGAGTCGATCGGCCTGACCGCCCTGGTCGAGGCCCACACCGGAGACGAGGTGCGCCGGGCCGTCGACGCCGGCGCCAAGGTGATCGGGGTCAACGCCCGCAACCTGCAGACCCTCGAGGTCGACCCGACCACCTTCGCCCGGCTCGCCCCGCTGATCCCCACCGGCGTCGTGCGGATCGCGGAGTCCGGCGTCCGTGGGCCGCGCGACGTCTTCGACCTGGCCGAGGCCGGGGCCGACGTGGTGCTGGTCGGCGAGGCGCTGGTGACCGGTCGCGAGCCGCGGGCCGCCGTGGCCGACCTGGTCTCGGCCGGGGCGCACCCCGCCCTGCAGCACCGCGCCTGA
- the trpB gene encoding tryptophan synthase subunit beta, with product MTARTLPDPTGHFDRFGGKFVPEALHAALDQLERAFNEASADPAFATRLDGLRRNYTGRPTPITELTRFSAHAGNATVLVKREDLNHTGSHKINNVLGQALLAERMGKKRLIAETGAGQHGVATATAAALFGMECTVYMGKVDTDRQALNVARMQLLGAEVVAVEAGSRTLKDAMNEAMRDWVASVDTTHYLIGTVAGPHPFPWLVREFQRIISTEARAQVLERWGRLPDVVAACVGGGSNAMGTFADFLPDTGVQLFGFEAGGDGVDTARHAAAISGGRVGVLHGTRTYVLMDDDGQTTESHSISAGLDYPGVGPEHAWLADAGRASYRAVTDTEAMEALRLLTRTEGILPAIESAHALAGVLTLGREWAEERPDEHPLFLVCLSGRGDKDVRTAISWFGLDGSVDATAGGPL from the coding sequence GTGACTGCGCGGACCCTGCCCGACCCGACCGGGCACTTCGACCGCTTCGGCGGCAAGTTCGTGCCGGAGGCGCTGCACGCCGCGCTGGACCAGCTGGAGCGGGCCTTCAACGAGGCCAGCGCCGACCCGGCCTTCGCCACCCGTCTGGACGGCCTGCGTCGCAACTACACCGGGCGTCCCACGCCGATCACCGAGCTGACCCGCTTCTCCGCCCACGCCGGCAACGCCACCGTGCTGGTCAAGCGCGAGGACCTCAACCACACCGGCTCGCACAAGATCAACAACGTCCTCGGGCAGGCCCTGCTGGCCGAGCGGATGGGCAAGAAGCGCCTGATCGCCGAGACCGGGGCCGGGCAGCACGGGGTGGCCACCGCCACCGCCGCGGCCCTGTTCGGGATGGAGTGCACCGTCTACATGGGCAAGGTCGACACCGACCGGCAGGCCCTCAACGTGGCCCGGATGCAGCTCCTCGGTGCGGAGGTGGTGGCCGTCGAGGCCGGCAGCCGGACCCTCAAGGACGCGATGAACGAGGCGATGCGGGACTGGGTCGCCTCGGTCGACACCACCCACTACCTGATCGGCACCGTCGCCGGACCGCACCCCTTCCCCTGGCTGGTGCGGGAGTTCCAGCGGATCATCTCCACCGAGGCCCGGGCCCAGGTGCTGGAGCGCTGGGGCCGGCTGCCCGACGTGGTGGCCGCCTGCGTCGGTGGCGGCTCGAACGCCATGGGCACCTTCGCCGACTTCCTCCCCGACACCGGCGTCCAGCTGTTCGGCTTCGAGGCCGGGGGCGACGGCGTCGACACCGCCCGCCACGCCGCCGCCATCAGCGGTGGCCGCGTCGGGGTGCTGCACGGCACCCGGACCTACGTGCTGATGGACGACGACGGCCAGACCACCGAGTCCCACTCCATCTCCGCCGGTCTGGACTACCCGGGCGTCGGGCCCGAGCACGCCTGGTTGGCCGACGCCGGCCGGGCCAGCTACCGCGCGGTCACCGACACCGAGGCGATGGAGGCCCTGCGCCTGCTCACCCGCACCGAGGGGATCCTGCCGGCGATCGAGTCCGCGCACGCCCTGGCCGGGGTGCTGACCCTGGGCCGGGAGTGGGCTGAGGAGCGTCCCGACGAGCACCCGCTGTTCCTGGTCTGCCTGTCCGGGCGCGGCGACAAGGACGTCCGCACCGCGATCAGCTGGTTCGGGCTGGACGGGTCGGTCGACGCCACCGCGGGCGGGCCGCTGTGA
- the trpA gene encoding tryptophan synthase subunit alpha encodes MLAGCRDEGRAALVGYLPVGHPDVATSVQAMVRLTGDGERPGVDLVEIGMPYSDPVMDGVTIQQATTRALARGVRTRDVFTAVEAVAATGTPALVMIYWNLVEQYGVDAFCRDLAAAGGAGLITPDLTPDEAGPWLEGSDVHGLDRVFLVSPSTTQARLASTLAACRGWVYATSVMGVTGTRTQTSTAGPELVARIRAQDPEMMVGLGLGVSDGDQAAETAGFADAVIVGSALVRTLLQAEDDGRPEDLGGLGAVVDDLAAGVRRGRPPARG; translated from the coding sequence GTGCTGGCGGGCTGCCGCGACGAGGGCCGGGCGGCGCTGGTCGGCTACCTGCCGGTCGGCCACCCCGACGTCGCCACCTCGGTGCAGGCGATGGTCCGCCTCACCGGCGACGGCGAGCGGCCCGGGGTCGACCTGGTCGAGATCGGGATGCCCTACAGCGACCCGGTGATGGACGGGGTGACGATCCAGCAGGCCACCACCCGGGCGCTGGCCCGGGGGGTCCGCACCCGCGACGTCTTCACCGCCGTCGAGGCCGTCGCCGCCACCGGCACCCCGGCGCTGGTGATGATCTACTGGAACCTGGTCGAGCAGTACGGCGTGGACGCCTTCTGCCGCGACCTGGCCGCCGCCGGCGGGGCCGGGCTGATCACGCCGGACCTGACGCCGGACGAGGCCGGTCCCTGGCTGGAGGGCTCCGACGTCCACGGCCTGGACCGGGTGTTCCTGGTGTCCCCGTCCACCACCCAGGCCCGGCTGGCCAGCACCCTGGCCGCCTGCCGTGGGTGGGTCTACGCCACCTCGGTGATGGGCGTCACCGGCACCCGCACCCAGACCTCCACCGCCGGTCCGGAGCTGGTGGCCCGGATCCGCGCGCAGGACCCCGAGATGATGGTGGGGCTCGGTCTCGGCGTCTCCGACGGGGACCAGGCGGCCGAGACCGCCGGGTTCGCCGACGCCGTGATCGTCGGCTCGGCCCTGGTCCGGACGCTGCTGCAGGCCGAGGACGACGGGCGTCCGGAGGACCTGGGCGGGCTGGGGGCGGTGGTCGACGACCTGGCCGCCGGCGTCCGCCGCGGCCGTCCCCCCGCCCGCGGCTGA
- a CDS encoding SCO family protein, whose product MVRTRPQLGAGAPLQVLAAWVLLVGLTLTTAGCVTGPERESAPADPDRYTGSWLSEGYPVPDVTLSDTSGGHFDVQTSPSRPVTVMFFGYTHCPESCTAVLDTLHSALDSLPDHLAGKVQVVVVSVDPDRDSPEALRTWLDRWDGSWIGLRGGLDEVRDLAGAVGVEVGGRRALPDGGYQVAHGAQLVGVDRDDTARLVWVEGTGVADLGRDLETFIKEQK is encoded by the coding sequence ATGGTCCGGACGCGCCCGCAGCTCGGGGCCGGTGCACCGCTGCAGGTGCTCGCCGCCTGGGTGCTCCTGGTGGGTCTGACCCTGACCACCGCCGGCTGCGTCACCGGTCCGGAGCGCGAGTCGGCCCCGGCTGACCCCGACCGCTACACCGGGAGCTGGCTCAGCGAGGGGTACCCGGTCCCCGACGTGACCCTGTCGGACACATCGGGCGGGCACTTCGACGTCCAGACCTCGCCGTCGCGCCCGGTCACCGTGATGTTCTTCGGCTACACCCACTGCCCGGAGTCCTGCACGGCCGTGCTCGACACCCTGCACAGCGCCCTGGATTCCCTGCCGGACCACCTCGCGGGCAAGGTCCAGGTGGTCGTGGTCAGCGTCGACCCGGACCGGGACAGCCCGGAGGCGTTGCGCACCTGGCTGGACCGGTGGGACGGTTCCTGGATCGGGCTGCGCGGCGGGCTGGACGAGGTGCGCGACCTGGCCGGCGCGGTCGGTGTCGAGGTCGGCGGTCGCCGGGCCCTGCCCGACGGCGGGTACCAGGTGGCCCACGGCGCCCAGCTGGTCGGCGTCGACCGCGACGACACCGCGCGGCTGGTGTGGGTCGAGGGCACCGGCGTGGCGGACCTCGGCCGCGACCTCGAGACCTTCATCAAGGAGCAGAAGTGA
- a CDS encoding DsbA family protein has protein sequence MSARSSGRNRPSSRGGGESARNARLRAQAAAQAAAARRRRTRVLLVLVGVAVLVVVLGIVVGPRLSGSSTGSAPLVAPTTVAAPQRSAQPPVTGRPVVLAGDAGATHVLTVWADFSCSHCRDFATDYGDVLERAAEQGQVRVELMPVTFVAPPSSVRAANAFACAAEGGFGPAYHDALFASFRTDWDDEQLVALAERVAPGSDLAGCLDDSRHQPYLDSVDQAAQAAGVDATPTVLLDGAPLPLAQTTPADLAATLQETP, from the coding sequence GTGAGTGCACGGTCCTCCGGCCGGAACCGGCCCTCGTCACGCGGCGGGGGTGAGTCGGCGCGCAACGCCCGGCTGCGCGCCCAGGCCGCGGCGCAGGCCGCCGCCGCCCGGCGGCGTCGTACCCGGGTGCTGCTGGTCCTGGTCGGTGTCGCGGTGCTGGTGGTGGTGCTCGGCATCGTCGTGGGCCCGCGGCTCTCCGGCTCCTCGACGGGCTCGGCACCCCTGGTCGCCCCGACCACCGTCGCCGCCCCGCAGCGCTCCGCGCAGCCGCCGGTCACCGGCCGCCCGGTGGTGCTGGCCGGGGACGCCGGTGCGACCCACGTGCTGACGGTCTGGGCCGACTTCTCCTGCTCGCACTGCCGCGACTTCGCCACCGACTACGGCGACGTGCTGGAGCGCGCTGCCGAGCAGGGCCAGGTGCGGGTGGAGCTGATGCCGGTGACCTTCGTCGCGCCGCCGTCCTCGGTGCGTGCGGCGAACGCCTTCGCCTGCGCAGCGGAGGGCGGGTTCGGACCGGCGTACCACGACGCCCTCTTCGCCAGCTTCCGCACGGACTGGGACGACGAGCAGCTGGTCGCCCTGGCCGAGCGGGTCGCCCCCGGCTCCGACCTCGCCGGCTGCCTGGACGACTCCCGGCACCAGCCCTACCTCGACTCGGTCGACCAGGCCGCCCAGGCGGCCGGGGTCGACGCCACCCCCACGGTGCTGCTCGACGGCGCACCCCTCCCGCTGGCCCAGACCACCCCGGCCGACCTGGCCGCGACGCTCCAGGAGACACCGTGA
- the lgt gene encoding prolipoprotein diacylglyceryl transferase: MTELFIPSPSQGVWEVLGFPVRAYAICIIIGIVLAWVMGSRRWAGRGGRAETLETAVLVAVPLGIVGARIYHVITDAQLYFGPGRDPVRALYIWEGGLGIYGAVAAGALGIWLVARRRGASFMAIADALAPGLVLAQAVGRIGNYFNQELFGRPTTLPWGLEIDAVNRPDGYEQFATFHPTFLYELLWNVGVCLLLIWAGRRFSLGRGKTFALYVVLYALGRFWIEALRIDPANVFGGVRLNNWTTLAILLAGLVWFVWLLRFRPGLETSVEPGAPAPEEEGDERVAARALEPQAAAGSPSTPATDGAEDGSGAADEADPQSPPREADHDGATGRD, translated from the coding sequence GTGACCGAGCTCTTCATCCCCAGCCCGTCCCAGGGGGTCTGGGAGGTCCTGGGCTTCCCCGTCCGCGCCTACGCCATCTGCATCATCATCGGGATCGTGCTGGCCTGGGTGATGGGCTCACGCCGCTGGGCCGGCCGCGGCGGGCGCGCGGAGACCCTGGAGACCGCGGTCCTGGTCGCGGTGCCGCTGGGCATCGTCGGCGCCCGCATCTACCACGTGATCACCGACGCCCAGCTCTACTTCGGTCCCGGGCGGGACCCGGTGCGGGCCCTCTACATCTGGGAGGGCGGGCTGGGCATCTACGGCGCGGTCGCTGCCGGCGCGCTGGGCATCTGGCTGGTCGCCCGCCGTCGTGGGGCGAGCTTCATGGCCATCGCCGACGCCCTGGCCCCGGGCCTGGTCCTGGCCCAGGCCGTGGGGCGGATCGGGAACTACTTCAACCAGGAGCTCTTCGGCCGCCCCACCACGCTGCCCTGGGGACTGGAGATCGACGCCGTCAACCGCCCCGACGGCTACGAGCAGTTCGCCACCTTCCACCCCACCTTCCTCTACGAGCTGCTCTGGAACGTCGGGGTCTGCCTGCTGCTGATCTGGGCCGGGCGGCGCTTCTCCCTCGGCCGCGGCAAGACCTTCGCCCTCTACGTGGTGCTCTACGCGCTGGGCCGGTTCTGGATCGAGGCGCTGCGGATCGACCCGGCCAACGTCTTCGGCGGGGTCCGGCTGAACAACTGGACCACGCTGGCCATCCTGCTCGCCGGTCTGGTCTGGTTCGTCTGGCTGCTCCGGTTCCGGCCGGGTCTGGAGACCTCGGTGGAGCCCGGCGCCCCGGCGCCGGAGGAGGAAGGGGACGAGCGGGTGGCGGCCCGCGCCCTCGAGCCGCAGGCGGCCGCCGGCTCGCCGTCCACCCCCGCGACCGACGGTGCTGAGGACGGCTCGGGAGCCGCCGACGAAGCCGACCCGCAGAGCCCGCCGCGCGAGGCCGACCACGACGGGGCGACCGGTCGAGACTGA